ttaagactaaaccaggaagaagtggaatccctgaagagagcaataacaagttctgaaattgaggcagtaattaatagcctcccaaccaaaaaaagcccaggaccagacagattcacagctgaattctatcagaggtacaaacaggagctggtaccattccttccaaaactattctaaacaatagaaaaaagagggaatcctccctaactcattttattaggccagcatcatcctgataccaaaacctggcaaagacacaacaaaaaaagaaaatttcaggccaatatccctgatgaacattgatgctaaaattctcaataaaatactcaataaaaaaaccaaatccagcagcacatcaaaaagcttatctaccaccatcaagtcagcttcatccctgggatacaaggttagttcaacatatgcaaatcaataaatgtaatccatcacataaacagaaccaatgacaaaaccacattattatctcaatagatgcagaaaaggccttcaataaaattcaacaccccttcatgatgaaaactctccataaactaggtacttatggaacatatctcaaaatagtaagagctattgatgagaaacccacagccaatatcatactgaatgggcaaaatctggaagcattccctttgaaaaccagcacaagaaaaggatgccctctctcaccactcctgttcaacatagtattggaagttctggccagggcagtcaggcaatagaaagaaataaagcgtattcagataggaagagaggaagtcaaattgtctatgtttgcagatgacatgattgtatatttagaaaaccccatcgtctctgccccaaatctccttaagctgataagcaacttctgcaaagtcagaaaacaaaattagtgtgcaaaaatcaaaagcattcctatacaccaataacagacaaacagagagccaaatcatgagtgaactcccattcacaaatgctacaaggagaataaaatacctaagaatacaacttacaagggatgtgaagaacctgttcaaggagaactacaaggaaataagagaggacacaaacaaatggaaaaacattccatgctcatggataggaagaatgaatatcgtgaaaatggccatactgcccaaaataatttatagattcaatgctatccccatcaagctaccattgactttattcactgaattagaaaaaaaatactttaaatttcatatggaaccaaaaaaagagcccatgtaaccaagacaatcctaagcaaaaagaaaaaagctggaggcatcacactacctgacttcaaactatactacaaggatacagtaaccaaaacagcatagtactggtaccaaaacagatatatagacaaatggaacagaacacaggcctcagaaataacatcacaggtctacaaccatctgatctttgacaaacgtgacaaaaacaagcaatggggaaaggattccctatttaataaatggtgttgggaaaactggctagccatatgcaaagaactgaaactggacccattgcttacaccttatacaaaagtaaactcaagatgaatgaaagacctaaatgtaagacctaaaaccgtaaaaacgctagaagaaaacctaggcaataccattcaggacataggcaggcataggcaaagacttcatgactaaaacaccaaaagcaatggcaacaaaagccaaaattgacaaatgggatctaattaaactaaagagcttctgcacagcaaaataaactatcatcagagtgaaccggcaacctacagaacaggagaaaatgtttgcaatctatccatctgacaaagggttaatatccagaatctacaaagaacttaaacaaatttacaagaagaaaacaaccctatcaaaaagtgggtgaaggatatgaacagatacttctcaaaagaagacatttatgcggccaacagacatgaaaaaaaaagctcatcattactggtcattagagaaatgcaaataaaaaccacaatgagatgagataccatctaatcccagtcagaatggtgatcattaaaaagtcaggaaacaacagatggcttgagaggatgtggagaaataggaatgtttttacactgttggtgggagtgtaaattagttcaaccattgtggaagacagtgtggcaattcctcaaggatctagaaccagaaataccatttgacccagaaatccccttactgggtatatacctaaaggattattaatcattctactataaagacacacgtgcacacatatgtttattgcagcactgttgacaatagtaaagacttggaacaaacccaaatgcccatcagtgatagactggataaagaaaatgtggcacatacacaggatggaacactatgcagccataaaaaggatgagttcatgtcctttgcagggacgtggatgaagctggaagccatcattctcagcaaactaacacaagaacagaaaaccaaacactgcatgttctcactcataagtgggagctgaacaatgagaacacatggacacagggaggggaacatcacacaccctgGCCTGTTGGGGgcttgggggctaggggagggataacattagaagaaatacctcactgtgcacatgtaccctagaacttaaagtataattaaaaaaaaaagaagaaatacctaatgtaaatgacaggttgatgggtgtagcaaaccaccatggcatgtgtatacctatgtaacaaacctgcacgttttgcacatgtatcccagaacttaaagtataataaacaaaatttaaaaaaaaaaaagctccactGAAGCTAagctgccattaaaaaaaattataagccaTACATGAGGAAGGGTCAGGAGACATATTAAATAGATGAATTGATATCcctaaagaataaagaagaatttgaaaaacactataggtatttttaaataatgaaggagaaaaataaagaaacaaaaccataATGAAAGGATTACATACTCTGAGAACACCTAAAGCTTAGTAGCTTATCCAAGAGTAAGTGTCCCAGAGTAAGTGGGATTCAGTTATAAGACAAAGGTGAGGGGGATATCTTGGTGACATAACCATTAAGTGGTGCAGATGGCTCCCTAAGCTTGTGCTCTTACTTGCTGGACTGTAGGTGCTGATGTAGATTTGAAGAGTCTATTGGACATTCCAGTGCAGCAGCAAAAGTGGGTTTAGAGAAATGTAGAGAATGCTAGGTCTCACCATATTTTTCCCCCACACCTCTACAGGACATCGGGACTGGGCACTTCCTTCCAACATGGCCGCCACTGCCTCTCTGCAGCCACTCACCACTGAGGATGCCGGTCCTGAGAATAGCAGCTTCTATTACTATGACTACCTGGATGAGGTGACCTTCATGCTCTGCAGGAAGGATGCAGTGGTGTCCTTTGGCAAAGTCTTCCTGCCAGTCTTCTATAGCCTGATTTTTGTGTTGGGCCTGAGCGGGAACCTCCTTCTTCTCATGGTCTTGCTCCGGTACGTGCCTCGCAGGCAGATGACTGAGGTCTATCTGCTGAATCTGGCCATCTCCAACCTTCTGTTTCTGGTGACACTGCCCTTCTGGGGCATCTCCGTGGCCTGGCATTGGGTCTTTGGGAGTTTCTTGTGCAAGATGGTGAGCACTCTTTATACTACTAACTTTTACAGTGGCATCTTTTTCATTAGCTGCATGAGCCTGGACAAGTACCTGGAGATCGTTCATGCTCAGCCCTACCACAGGCTGAGAACCCGGGCCAAGAGCTTGCTCCTTGCTACCATAGTATGGGCTGTGTCCCTGGCCGTCTCCATCCCTGATATGGTCTTTGTACAGACACATGAAAATCCCAAGGGTGTGTGGAACTGCCACGCAGATTTCAGCGGGCATGGGACCATTTGGAAGCTCTTCCTCCGCTTCCAGCAGAACCTCCTAGGGTTTCTCCTTCCACTCCTTGTCATGATCTTCTTCTATGCCCGTATTGGTTGTGTCTTGGTGAGGCTGAGGCCCCCAGGCCAGGGCCGGGCTCTAAAAATAGCTGCAGCCTTGGTGGTGGCCTTCTTCGTGCTATGGTTCCCATACAATCTCACGTTGTTTCTGCATACGCTGTTGGACCTGCAAGTATTCGGGAACTGTAAGGTCAGCCAGCATCTAGACTACGCACTCCAGGTGACAGAGAGCATCGCCTTCCTTCACTGCTGCTTTTCACCCATCCTGTATGCCTTCTCCAGTCGCCGCTTCCGCCAGTACCTGAAGGCTTTCCTGGCCGCTGTGCTTGGATGGCACCTGGCACCTGGCACTGCCCAGGCCCCATTATCCAACTGTTCTGAGAGCAGCGTACTTACTGCCCAAGAAGAAATGACTGGCATGAATGACCTTGGGGAGAGGCAGTCTGAGAACTCCCCTAACAAGGAGGATGTGGGGAATAAATCAGCCTGAGTGACCAAACCTCAGTCTGATGGGAATAGATGGGAACCAGCTCAATTGGGCATCCACTCAAAGTGCTGTCTCCAGGGGCCTCAGTGACCGTGTTGCTAAAGCCAGTGGTCAGTTCTCAGTTCTCAACCATCAGCAGCATTTGCTCGCCCCTGCCTTCTTCCTCCACTTTCTTCACTTGCTTCCAGGACACCGCGCTTTCTTTTCTGAATTCCTACAAtgatccatccttccttccttccttccttccttccttccttccttccttccttccttccttccttccttccttccttccttccttccttccttcctttccttccttccttccttctgacagtgtcttgctctattgctgtgttgcccaggctggagtgcagtgactgcagcctcctcctcccgggttgaagcgattctcctgcctcagcctcccaagtagctgggactataggcgcctgccaccacgcccagctaatttttgtatttctttttctttttatttcttttttcttttttttttttgagatggagtctcactcttgttgcccaggttggagagcaatggcgcgatctcagcttactgcaacctccacctcctgggttcaagcgattctcctgcctcagcctcctgagtagctggaactacaggcacctgccaccatgcccagctaatttttgtatttttagtagagacaaggtttcaccatgttggccaggatggtcttgatctcttgacctcgggatccacctgccttggcctcccaaagtgctgggatgacaggtgtgagccaccatgcctggccctaatttttgtatttttatttgaaatggagtttcaccatgttggccaggctggagaaTTGCTGCAATAGTTTTTCAACTGGCCCCTGTGcttcttctctcttgctctcctCCCTTCTCATCTGCACctagcagccagagtgatcctgaCACTCTCAGCCTTTACTCCCTCCTTCCTCAGAGCATCAGCCTGTCAAAACACCAgattacaacaaatttagtttcAAGGTCTCAGCGTTATTGGCAACTCTAGAATCAGGCGATACACTCATTGAATCAGGAACAGATTCACTACATAATATAGAAAGAGTATTCCGATGAGCTGGGTGGAAGAAGTTAGTTTTATAGACAGGAAAGGGCTGTCGAAagcaggaagaaatgaagaaaaaaaagaagattgatttttttttttttttgacacagggtgactctgtcacccaggctgaagtccactcccacaatcatggctcactgcagccaccacctcctgagctcaagtgatcctcccatctcagccccccaagtagctaggactgcaggagcacaccaccacacctggctaatttttatatttttttgtagagacagggtctcactatgttacccaggttggactGGAAccccttggctcaagcaatctgcctgcctcagcctcccaaagtgctgggattacaggtgtgagccactgcacagggCCAGACtggtcatttcaaagttactttctaTATACGGCTGGAACAGGGTGTTTGACATCAGGTTACTTTTTAATGATGATTAAAACAGGGGGAACTTCATTATCATGAGCATGGTTACTGTCTGCATTATCACGTCAACTGAAACTGTCACGTTTGGGAATTTGGCTGTTAACTCTGTCTCCAGGAGTCTCAAAGGTCAGATAACAACTTAGTTTCGGTTTGAGGAAATGGAACTTTCATACAACAGATTCCATTTTGGTTCGGTCTGGTCAGCTGGGACCTAGTGCAGGAGCTTAGTCCAAACAATGGCCTCCCATAGTTTTTATTTAACAAGCCCAACTCCTTACGGTAAGCCTTTAAGGCCTATGTGATCTGTGATCTGCACCCGCCCTGGCTACACTCTTTGCCCTTATGTCCACCAGCCTCCAGTGCTCCAGACACAACTGATCTCAAACACGCCTGACACATCCCCCTGGGGATTCCTCTTCCTGGACTGCCCTCCTCTCAGCTGTCTGCTTGGCTCACTCTCTCACCTCCTGAGGTCTTAGCTCAGATCTCACCTTTCACTCACCTGTCCAACCTATTTAACACAAACTCGCCCATCTCTGATGCTCCTGATCTTCCTGATGctctatgttttaattttttcaatagcACTTATTTCTTTCAGACGTTGTATATGTTTTTCCTATTTGTGAGGTTCAGTGCTACTGTCCCCACCCACACTGTCCCAGGTGAATTCCACAAGGTGGGGATCTTGGTTAGGCTCACTGCTGTACCCAACCCCCTAACACAGGGCCTAGTGTGTAGGTTTTCAGAAAGTGTCTGTTAAATGCATGGGTGGAGGAGGAAGTATTTTCCTTCTGGCATTGCTGGGGAAAAAGAGCCTAAGGTCCTCCACTCACCAGGGTTCCACATTCTCTGTAGTCCAGCTGGGAAATACTATTAAAAGGACCATTCTTGTAGCCTTGATGGTGTCCCCAGCATCTGGCAATCAGGAGGGCCTGGAAGTGCTCTGCCCAGGGAATGTCCCAGGACCATGTGCAGTCTGCAGAAGGAGGCAGTGAACACGCTTGGCCTGGGCCCCATCTCAGGAGCCTTCAGATCTCCCTGGGACCTGCACAATCAAGTCCAAAATCTTTGTCTGATGTCAAGGCTAGCGCTTTTGCAAATAGGACCCCATACATCTTCCAGCCCTCATACTCCTCcattcccttttcatttctggAACATTTCAACTTCTATGCCTTTGCTCTTGTGGGCACCCTCATGTAATTAGGATAATTTCCAGCCAGGTATTCCCTTCCCTTGTTTTATAACTGAATCCCACTTTCTCTGGGACACCACTGCTCGGTCACTCTGCCCTGTGTTTTGAGAGGAGGTTGGGTGGAGCATGGGACATGGGTCAGTTACTGCCTTCACATTTCCCTGGTCATGGTGATTTTTTAGGGGTGGGCACATGACCCAGGCAGAGCCAATGAAGTGTGATGTCACTAGAACATGCGAGAAGAGAGACATGAAACTGAAGCTGAGAGGGTTTGAGATCTGGAGCTACTCCTTCCTCCACCCAAACTTCAGAAGGTGAAGGAGATAGCGCATGTGAGTGAGCAGATCCTGAGGGCACTGTTTGAGCCTCAGAAACAAAGCACCTCTGAAGCTCATCCCAATCTTGGATTCGATAGTTACAAGAACCAATAAATTCCTTTCCGTGTGGTCATGTTGTTTTGTTACTTGCAACCTAAAGATTCCTGACTGATATACTGTGCCCAGTGCTTTTCTCTTCATATCTCTAATGTTTGGCATTCTCCCTGCCCCCTGACACATCCACTGAGAAGCCTTTCCCCAGGGAGCTACCTGCCCACATGGCATCTCTCTTTCTTGAGCTTCTAAAGCACTCAACTGCTCTTTCCACCTCATAGAACTACCTGGTGCAACCTGCACACGTCCCACCATGTCTGCCCTGCACAATTGAACGTGGAACCTGGCACACAGGAAAGGAAACTTTTTGGTGGATGGAATGGAGGGTAGGAGAACAGACGGCTGGGTGaacataagctccatgagagcagggactttgCCATGTGTAGACTCTGCATCCCCTGTGCTTCAATACATGCTCAGAGTATAGTAGATTCTTTTTGGAATGAatggataagttttttttttttttttttttttttgagtgaatgGCTGATAGAGGATTGAACAGGCAAGCAGTATTCTGCCCGCTGTTTCTTCTCCCGCTGTTTCTTCTCTTCCCCTGAGCTTTTGATGGCGTAGTCATAGCACATGTGTCACGTGCCGTCTGGCGGTCTCTTGATGTAGCACAAGTTGCCCTGTGCCTTCCCCACATCCAGTCTCTCTCAGCTCTGCCTTTAGTTCTCTCTCCTTAAGGCCCCCAATTCCCCACCATCAGGAAGGACTCTGAGCTTCCTAGTTCCCTGGGAAATGAAGCTCTAGATCTGAAGGTGGATATTTGTTTGAGGATGCGGAGGATGGAATTCTACTTCAGAGCTCTGGAAATCTTGTCCTACAAGGAACTTCTGTTTGTTTGCCAGCCTGGCTGGTGAGATATAGCCTGAGCTGCACCAACAGGGTCTAGGTGCTCGGAGGCCCTGACTTTGTGCCCATGATGCACAGAGAGGATGTCAGGCAAGGGACACCCAGCAGGGCTTGTCACACCAGCATTGgtggatttgtgtgtgtctgtgtgtctatgtgtctgggaagtatgtgtacatgtgtctgtgtTGCTGTGTGGGCTGTGCATAGTATATATGGTTGTGTATGTGGTTATGATGCAGCTGTGTCACTGTGTCCAAGTGGGTCTGGTTATGTGCCTGCAAGtttcctattctttctttttttgagacagagtcttgctggagtgcagtgacatgatcccagctcactgcaacctctgcctcccaggttcaagcaattcctgtgcctcagtcttctgagtagatgggattacaggcatgagctaatttttgtatttttagagacagggtttcaccatgttggccaggttggtctcgaatttctgagctcaagtgatgtgcccacctcggcctcccaaagtgctgggattgcaggcgtgagccacttcacccagtcCTATTTGTTTTTTCATGCCTTTCTctatgtatgtgtgagtgtgtactTGCTGCAAAAGGCAAGAATATAACAAGTAGTGCCCTGAAGCCTATGTCCAAAGGAGAGGGCAAGGGCTAGCTGCAGGTACCTCATTCTCTGTCACTGTCTTAGGTGCTATATAGTTTGAGAGCAGCTCGGCAGCTCTCACAGCCCAGGCCAGGATAAAGCCCTCTCCATCCCAGCCTTACTTTCTGGTCTGGGCCTTGGTTCCTCCTCTTGCTGTCTGTCTCCCCAAAGGCCTGACAAGGTCTGGCTCCCTGACTGCACTGCTCAAACCTTTCCCAGGGGTCTCAGGAAAGCAATCAGAATTCCTCTGACCCTCAGGCTCTGAGGCAAGGTGGATTCTTCCCATGGGCTGACCTAGGGAGAAGCGTAGAAGTTGCTTTGCCCATGGGCAGGGCTGCTGCCCATGTTCAACGCCatgaaatgtgatgttttgactCCAGTCATTGTCTATGAGAAAAgcatctcttttctttcccagGTGCCTGAAATTCCACCATTGGAAAGCCACCCCGATCTTGCTTTATTATAAACCATCTTCAGAGAGAACACATTTAGTGGACTTTCCTCTGAGGTCCTGATGAGGAAAAGGATgagaggaagaaaacatttggCATAGAAATGAGGAATTGGGGGCAGAATGACTGGGTTGGGCGGGTGGTGACTAGAGGCATCCTTGGCGGTCGCAgtcttcctcctgcctcaagGCCTCTGCCAGGGTTGGCTGCAGCAGTCCTCATGCAGGGGGCAGAGAGCTACATGTGCCATGGGCCCCTCCCATGCCAGCAGGTGGGCATGGGGCATTGGGCTCCCTGCCCACACTCCAATCCTTGGGGGCTCTTGCTTCCTGGAGGGCCTGTAGTTATGCTGGATATCACTGACTGCAGGATGGTACACTTGCGTTCACCTCACACCTCACCCGCTGA
This sequence is a window from Macaca fascicularis isolate 582-1 chromosome 2, T2T-MFA8v1.1. Protein-coding genes within it:
- the ACKR2 gene encoding atypical chemokine receptor 2 translates to MAATASLQPLTTEDAGPENSSFYYYDYLDEVTFMLCRKDAVVSFGKVFLPVFYSLIFVLGLSGNLLLLMVLLRYVPRRQMTEVYLLNLAISNLLFLVTLPFWGISVAWHWVFGSFLCKMVSTLYTTNFYSGIFFISCMSLDKYLEIVHAQPYHRLRTRAKSLLLATIVWAVSLAVSIPDMVFVQTHENPKGVWNCHADFSGHGTIWKLFLRFQQNLLGFLLPLLVMIFFYARIGCVLVRLRPPGQGRALKIAAALVVAFFVLWFPYNLTLFLHTLLDLQVFGNCKVSQHLDYALQVTESIAFLHCCFSPILYAFSSRRFRQYLKAFLAAVLGWHLAPGTAQAPLSNCSESSVLTAQEEMTGMNDLGERQSENSPNKEDVGNKSA